Proteins co-encoded in one Cyprinus carpio isolate SPL01 chromosome B5, ASM1834038v1, whole genome shotgun sequence genomic window:
- the ccnh gene encoding cyclin-H: MYHNSSQKKFWTYDKEESLDKLRLEANRKFCSKGMSSGKPGINKSMFLDEQEEKVLFRHYEKRLLDFCAIFKPAMPKSVVGTACMYFRRFYLNNSLMEYHPRTIMLTCAYLSCKVDEFNVSSTQFVGNLQESPAGQERALEQILEYELLLIQQLNFHLVVHNPYRPLEGFLIDLKTRYPLLENPEMLRKSAEDFLNRAAMTDAGLLFSPSQIALTAILNGAARAGLKMEAYLTECMGLKGDKETLSKMYESMRRITSLVKAYELPKAEEVNTYKQKLERIHAEFATNLKRKHGYEDDDHVAKRQMVAEEEWTDEDLDAL, from the exons ATGTATCACAACAGCTCTCAGAAGAAATTCTGGACTTACGACAAAGAGGAATCCTTAGATAAACTAAGACTAGAAGCTAATCGGAAGTTCTGCTCAAAAGGCATGTCCAGTGGGAAG CCTggaataaataaatccatgtttCTTGATGAGCAAGAAGAGAAGGTGCTCTTCAGACACTATGAGAAGAGATTGCTAGACTTCTGTGCCATATTCAAGCCTGCCATGCCTAAATCTGTCGTG GGCACAGCTTGTATGTATTTTCGAAGATTCTATTTGAACAACTCTTTGATGGAGTATCACCCTCGGACGATAAT GTTGACATGTGCGTATCTCTCCTGTAAAGTGGATGAGTTTAATGTGTCCAGCACTCAGTTTGTGGGGAACCTTCAGGAGAGCCCAGCAGGACAGGAGAGGGCTCTAGAACAGATTCTGGAGTATGAGCTGCTTCTTATCCAGCAGCTTAATTTCCATCTGGTTGTTCACAATCCTTATCGGCCCTTGGAGGGTTTCCTGATTGACTTGAAG ACCAGATACCCATTGTTAGAGAACCCAGAGATGCTGAGAAAGAGTGCAGAAGACTTTCTCAACAGAGCAGCAATGACAGATGCTGGACTCCTCTTTTCTCCGTCTCAGATCGCCCTTACCGCCATCCTTAACGGTGCTGCACGTGCTGGCCTCAAGATGGAGGC ATATTTGACCGAATGCATGGGGCTTAAGGGGGATAAAGAGACCCTCTCAAAGATGTACGAGTCAATGAGAC GAATAACAAGTCTTGTTAAAGCATACGAGCTTCCCAAAGCTGAGGAGGTCAATACCTACAAACAGAAACTGGAAAGGATTCATGCTGAATTTGCTACAAactt GAAAAGAAAACATGGATATGAAGATGATGATCACGTGGCGAAAAGGCAGATGGTGGCTGAGGAA GAGTGGACCGATGAGGATTTGGATGCATTGTGA
- the rasa1a gene encoding ras GTPase-activating protein 1 isoform X2: MQQRMNSAWYHGMLDRTIAEERLRQARTPGSYLIRESDRRPGSFVLSFLSVTNVVNHFRIIAMCGDYYIGGRRFSSLSDLIGYYSYVSCLLKGEKLSSPVAPPEPVEDRRRVRAILPYTKVPETDEISFLKGDIFIVHNELDDGWMWVTNVRTEEQGLIVDDLVEEVGREEDPHEGKIWYHRKISKQEAYNLLMTVGQVCSFLVRPSDNTPGDYSLFFRTNENIQRFKISPTPNNQYMMGGRYYNSVDDIIERYRKEQIVEGYTLKDPVSVQQKEQVLSDLVDGREIYNTIRRKTKDAFYKNIVKKGYLLFNKGKGKRWKHLYFILEGNDAQLIYFESEKRATKPKGLIDLSVCSVYGVHDSLFGRPNCFQIVVQHFSEEQIIFYFAGETPEQAQDWMKCLQTFCSNLRKPLQTTFNKRLRQVSSLVLYVEEAHKLPIKHFTNPYCTISLNSVQVAKTHPREGQNPVFTEEFIFDDLSSDINRFEISLSNKTKKSKESDILFMRCQLSKLQRGQMIDEWFPLSSYVPLKGIEPGSLRIRVRYSMEKIMSEEEYSEFKELILQRDYHVIYALAHVCGQDRTLLASILLRILRHERAEAPLLRMLNDREINMEDEATTLFRATTLASTLMEQYMKATATPFVHHALKDTILKIMESKQSCELNPSKLEKNEDVNLNLAHLLNILSELVEKIFMAAEILPPTLRYIYGCLQKSVQQKWPTNTTMRTRVVSGFVFLRLICPAILNPRMFNIIADPPSSTAGRTLTLVAKSVQNLANLVEFGAKEPYMEGVNPFIKNNKERMIMFLDELGNVPDLPESTEHFRTDLSRDLAALHEICATHSDELRTLSNERGAQQHVLKKLLAITELLQQKQAHYAMSNSTRTECTFMAVATTIQIL, translated from the exons ATGGTACCATGGAATGTTGGACAGAACCATTGCAGAAGAGAGATTGCGTCAGGCTAGGACACCGGGCAGCTACCTCATCAGGGAAAGCGACCGGCGGCCTGGCTCCTTCGTACTGTCCTTTCTCAGCGTGACCAATGTGGTCAATCACTTCAG GATCATTGCGATGTGTGGAGATTACTACATCGGTGGACGGCGCTTCTCGTCCCTGTCAGACCTCATTGGTTACTACAGCTATGTGTCTTGCCTACTGAAAGGTGAAAAACTGTCGTCTCCAGTGGCTCCCCCTGAG CCAGTAGAGGACAGGCGACGAGTGAGGGCCATACTTCCATACACCAAAGTGCCAGAAACTGATGagatcag TTTTCTCaaaggagacatttttatcgttCACAATGAACTGGATGATGGTTGGATGTGGGTAACCAATGTTCGGACAGAAGAACAGGGCCTTATCGTGGATGATCTTGTTGAGGAGGTG GGGCGAGAAGAGGATCCCCATGAGggaaaaat CTGGTACCACAGGAAGATCAGCAAACAGGAGGCGTACAACCTGCTAATGACAG TTGGTCAGGTCTGCAGCTTTCTGGTCAGGCCGTCGGACAACACACCAGGCGACTACTCTCTCTTCTTTCGTACCAATGAGAACATCCAAAGGTTCAAGATTAGCCCCACTCCAAACAACCAGTACATGATGGGAGGGCGGTACTATAACAG TGTTGATGATATTATCGAACGTTACCGAAAAGAGCAGATCGTGGAGGGCTACACTCTGAAAGATCCTGTCTCAGTCCAG CAAAAAGAGCAAGTCCTCTCCGACTTGGTCGACGGCAGAGAAATCTATAACACTATTCGACGGAAAACAAAAGATGCTTTCTACAAAAACATTGTCAAGAAAGGATATCTTCTCTTCAACAAAG GGAAGGGTAAGCGCTGGAAGCATTTGTACTTCATCCTGGAGGGCAACGATGCTCAGCTCATTTACTTTGAGAGTGAGAAGCGAGCCACCAAACCCAAAGGACTAATCGATCTGAGCGTGTGCTCAGTGTACGGAGTCCACGACAGTCTGTTTGGCAG GCCAAACTGTTTCCAGATTGTGGTTCAGCACTTTAGCGAGGAGCAGATCATTTTCTACTTTGCTGGGGAGACACCTGAGCAGGCACAG GACTGGATGAAATGCCTGCAGACGTTCTGCAGTAACCTTAGGAAACCCTTGCAGACCACATTCAACAAACGCTTGCGTCAG GTTAGCAGTTTAGTCCTGTATGTGGAGGAGGCCCACAAACTTCCCATCAAACACTTCACCAACCCCTATTGCACCATCTCACTGAACAGTGTGCAGGTGGCAAAGACTCATCCTAGAGAGGGACAGAACCCTGTGTTCACCGAGGAGTTCATCTTTGA TGACTTGTCGAGCGACATCAATAGATTTGAAATAAGCTTAAGCAACAAGACCAAGAAGAGCAAAGAAAGTGACATCT TGTTCATGCGTTGCCAGCTGAGCAAGCTGCAGAGGGGCCAGATGATCGATGAGTGGTTTCCTCTGAGCTCCTACGTGCCACTGAAGGGAATTGAGCCAGGCTCACTGCGCATAAGAGTGCGATACTCCATGGAGAAGATCATGTCTGAGGAAGAGTACAGTGAATTCAAAGAG CTCATCCTGCAGAGAGACTATCATGTGATCTATGCATTGGCTCACGTGTGTGGACAGGACCGCACCCTGCTGGCCAGCATCCTGCTCCGTATCTTGAGACACGAGCGAGCCGAAGCTCCGTTACTGAGGATGTTGAATGACAGAGAAATTAATATGGAGG ATGAAGCTACGACGCTGTTTCGAGCCACAACTCTGGCCAGTACTTTGATGGAGCAGTACATGAAGGCCACAGCCACTCCTTTCGTCCATCACGCCCTCAAAGACACCATACTGAAGATCATGGAGAGCAAGCAGTCCTGTGAG CTGAACCCGTCTAAACTGGAGAAGAATGAGGATGTTAACCTGAATCTAGCTCACTTACTCAACATCCTGTCGGAGCTGGTGGAGAAGATATTTATGGCTGCTGAGATCTTGCCCCC GACCCTGAGGTACATTTATGGTTGTCTTCAGAAGTCTGTGCAGCAGAAATGGCCTACCAACACTACAATGAGAACCCGAGTTGTGAG TGGTTTTGTCTTCTTAAGGCTCATCTGCCCTGCCATTCTCAACCCCAGAATGTTCAACATCATTGCTG ACCCTCCATCCTCCACAGCAGGTCGAACGCTTACCCTGGTAGCAAAGTCTGTGCAGAACTTGGCCAACCTGGTGGAATTCGGTGCTAAG gagCCCTACATGGAGGGGGTGAATCCCTTCATCAAGAACAACAAAGAAAGGATGATCATGTTTCTGGATGAGCTGGGG AATGTTCCTGATCTCCCGGAATCTACCGAGCACTTTAGGACTGATTTGTCCCGTGACCTTGCTGCCCTGCATGAGATCTGTGCTACTCATTCTGACGAACTCCGCACCCTCAGCAATGAGAGAGGAGCACAGCAG CACGTGCTGAAAAAGCTGCTGGCCATCACTGAGCTCCTCCAGCAGAAACAGGCGCACTATGCCATGTCCAACAGCACCAG AACTGAATGTACCTTTATGGCTGTAGCAACCACAATCCAGATCCTCTGA
- the LOC109081542 gene encoding uncharacterized protein LOC109081542, with protein sequence MATRKYFRRSIQERNRILEKYDQLPPMSQRAAARLLNISGPLLCIWLRRRNIKNAKANLPRTVFPSRKTPRVTLEAALWRWIDTSHENGITVDDSTIRKKATLIATEMGLCNFMASTEWLARFKTRETVIRKMFQVDRKTVNAPKEPKSGNDNKAAETKSKLTAKKTHRIEAALWRWIDHSRESGIRVDESTVRSKAARLARTVGYRNFRANTDWFTRFKTREGIVRAMFRIGPNNRSSNNKTVAQLVPRMDFTSTKTRQLEAALWRWIDHSRENGVITDQMIRSEATRLARMMGFGNFRANADWLNRFKTREKVVREMLEFEQYLENPQSDQTEDRSASDQVTQQSDESVTEQSSDESDALTDLDIPKLEPTVVSAELNGDLHTVTVPSLWQMKEAMKTLATGLLYRGFCDFELLHQFEKEVNTVLRRSVALRTHSGSQA encoded by the coding sequence ATGGCCACGAGGAAATATTTTCGCAGATCAATTCAGGAAAGAAACCGTATACTCGAGAAATATGACCAGCTCCCTCCAATGTCCCAAAGAGCTGCAGCGCGTCTGCTAAACATCTCAGGCCCGCTGCTTTGCATCTGGCTCCGGAGAAGGAATATTAAAAATGCCAAGGCTAACCTTCCCAGGACTGTCTTTCCATCTCGCAAGACGCCTCGAGTAACGTTAGAAGCGGCACTCTGGAGGTGGATCGATACTTCTCATGAGAACGGAATTACAGTAGATGATTCAACGATTCGTAAAAAAGCGACTCTGATAGCTACAGAAATGGGCCTCTGTAATTTCATGGCGAGCACAGAGTGGTTGGCACGCTTCAAAACACGGGAGACAGTGATACGAAAGATGTTCCAGGTCGACCGAAAAACGGTAAACGCGCCAAAAGAGCCCAAATCCGGTAACGATAACAAAGCGGCGGAGACTAAAAGCAAACTTACAGCCAAAAAGACGCATCGCATCGAAGCCGCACTGTGGCGGTGGATCGATCATTCTCGTGAGAGCGGCATCCGCGTGGATGAATCGACGGTTCGTTCAAAAGCGGCTCGGTTGGCCAGGACTGTGGGTTACCGTAACTTCAGAGCGAACACGGACTGGTTCACCCGCTTTAAAACACGAGAGGGAATCGTACGAGCGATGTTCCGGATCGGCCCAAATAATCGATCTTCTAATAATAAGACGGTAGCACAACTGGTACCAAGGATGGATTTCACATCTACAAAGACTCGACAACTTGAAGCCGCGCTTTGGAGATGGATCGATCATTCTCGAGAGAACGGTGTTATTACAGatcaaatgattcgttcagaAGCGACTCGGTTGGCTAGGATGATGGGGTTCGGGAACTTTCGAGCAAACGCAGACTGGCTCAACCGATTTAAAACCCGTGAGAAAGTTGTACGAGAGATGCTCGAGTTCGAACAGTATTTAGAAAATCCACAAAGCGACCAAACTGAGGACAGAAGTGCGTCTGATCAAGTTACCCAACAATCTGACGAGAGCGTAACGGAGCAGTCCAGCGATGAAAGTGACGCACTAACGGATCTGGACATCCCGAAACTCGAACCGACGGTGGTCTCGGCTGAGCTCAACGGTGATTTACACACGGTCACTGTACCTTCACTGTGGCAAATGAAGGAGGCTATGAAAACACTGGCTACCGGGTTACTGTACAGAGGATTCTGCGACTTTGAACTTCTTCATCAATTTGAAAAAGAGGTTAACACTGTTTTGAGAAGATCTGTGGCCCTAAGAACGCACAGCGGCTCTCAAGCATAA